Genomic window (Sediminispirochaeta smaragdinae DSM 11293):
TCGGGCAAGGTGTCGCATCACCGCTTCGACGGACAATGCGTGTTTGATCAGCGCCTCGGATTCCGTCCACTTTGTCAATAGAGCCCATGCATCTTCCCGCGTCGGCTTTTCCATGATTCTGCTCCTCCTCTATCGTTTATCGTTTCTATCTTTTTTGTATCTATTCTGGGCGCCACCCAGCCGCTACGCGGCCGGGTCGGGCCTCTACGGGGTACGCTCATCGCTTCCGTCCTTCGCTATCGCTCAGGACCGCCTTCGGCGCCCTCCGAGTCCCTGGCGCGGGGAAAGAGTATCTCAGCACTGAAAAACGCATCAGGCTCGCCGGATCCGGTGTCGAGCAAAAGCTCTCCGTCCCGTCCGATTCCAACAAGACGGCCGCTCACCCTCCTGTCGACGTTGGGATCACCGTCGAGTAAGGTAATCTCTTCACCCCGAAGATAGAGCATGTCGCTGCAGCGTCGGTGCCAAAGCGGATCTGAAAGCGCCGCATCAAGGGCAGCAAGGAGATCAGGCAGAAGGCTGAGGGGCTCGAACAGCATCCCCGATGCCAGCAAGAGGCTGGTAGCCCCGAAAGCGGAGGTATTGCCTTCCCGACTCTCAAGCGGAAGGGATTTCTGGGCAACATTCAAGCCGATACCCACGGCGGCAACAGCACCATAGCTCTCACAAAGGATACCACTTACCTTTTTGCCGTCAAGCAAAAGGTCATTCGGCC
Coding sequences:
- a CDS encoding biotin--[acetyl-CoA-carboxylase] ligase: MDVLGCSNPFGGAVYYEPVVDSTMHRARVMVSEGQKPGFVVVAGFQQSGRCRISGRRWESAPGESLMFTVALPKDRVVGRGAPLPMIAALALATLIEQKTTLHPLLKWPNDLLLDGKKVSGILCESYGAVAAVGIGLNVAQKSLPLESREGNTSAFGATSLLLASGMLFEPLSLLPDLLAALDAALSDPLWHRRCSDMLYLRGEEITLLDGDPNVDRRVSGRLVGIGRDGELLLDTGSGEPDAFFSAEILFPRARDSEGAEGGPER